In one Streptomyces sp. NBC_00597 genomic region, the following are encoded:
- a CDS encoding carboxyl transferase domain-containing protein: protein MQQAPVLTSAADPASEAWRTNEAAHRELAEGLRARLDAARLGGGEKARARHTARGKLLPRDRVDTLLDPGSPFLELAPLAAEGMYGGAAPAAGVIAGIGRVSGRECVIVANDATVKGGTYYPMTVKKHLRAQEVALENRLPCLYLVDSGGAFLPMQDEVFPDREHFGRIFYNQARMSGAGIPQIAAVLGSCTAGGAYVPAMSDEAVIVRGQGTIFLGGPPLVKAATGEVVTAEELGGGEVHSRTSGVTDHLAEDDAHALRIVRNIVATLPERGALPWSVEAPEEPKVDPYGLYGAVPVDSRTPYDAREIIARIVDGSRFQEFKAEFGQTLVTGFARIHGHPVGIVANNGILFSESAQKGAHFIELCDQRGIPLLFLQNISGFMVGRDYEAGGIAKHGAKMVTAVACTRVPKLTVVVGGSYGAGNYSMCGRAYSPRFLWMWPNAKISVMGGEQAASVLATVKRDQIEGAGQEWPAEDEEAFKAPVRAQYEEQGNAYYATARLWDDGVIDPMETRQVLGLALTACANAPLGDSAFGIFRM, encoded by the coding sequence ATGCAGCAGGCACCAGTGCTGACGAGCGCCGCGGACCCGGCGTCCGAGGCCTGGCGGACCAACGAGGCCGCCCACCGCGAGCTCGCCGAGGGGCTGCGGGCCCGACTCGACGCGGCCCGGCTCGGCGGTGGCGAGAAGGCCCGCGCCCGCCACACCGCCCGCGGGAAGCTGCTCCCCCGCGACCGCGTGGACACCCTCCTGGACCCCGGATCGCCCTTCCTGGAGCTGGCCCCGCTGGCCGCCGAAGGCATGTACGGGGGCGCGGCCCCGGCCGCGGGGGTCATCGCGGGCATCGGCCGGGTCAGCGGCCGCGAGTGCGTGATCGTCGCGAACGACGCCACCGTCAAGGGCGGCACGTACTACCCGATGACCGTCAAGAAGCACCTGCGCGCCCAGGAGGTGGCACTGGAGAACCGTCTCCCCTGCCTGTACCTGGTCGACTCGGGCGGCGCCTTCCTCCCCATGCAGGACGAGGTCTTCCCCGACCGGGAGCACTTCGGCCGCATCTTCTACAACCAGGCGCGCATGTCCGGCGCCGGCATCCCGCAGATCGCCGCCGTCCTCGGCTCCTGCACGGCGGGCGGCGCGTACGTCCCGGCGATGAGCGACGAGGCCGTCATCGTCCGCGGCCAGGGCACGATCTTCCTCGGCGGCCCGCCGCTGGTGAAGGCCGCCACCGGCGAGGTGGTCACGGCCGAGGAGCTCGGCGGCGGCGAGGTCCACTCCCGGACCTCGGGCGTCACCGACCACCTCGCGGAGGACGACGCGCACGCGCTGCGGATCGTACGGAACATCGTGGCGACCCTGCCCGAGCGCGGGGCCCTGCCCTGGTCGGTCGAGGCTCCCGAGGAGCCGAAGGTGGACCCGTACGGGCTGTACGGCGCGGTCCCGGTCGACTCGCGCACCCCGTACGACGCCCGCGAGATCATCGCCCGGATCGTGGACGGCTCCCGCTTCCAGGAGTTCAAGGCGGAGTTCGGGCAGACGCTGGTCACCGGCTTCGCCCGGATCCACGGCCACCCGGTCGGCATCGTCGCCAACAACGGCATCCTGTTCTCCGAATCCGCCCAGAAGGGCGCGCACTTCATCGAGCTGTGCGACCAGCGCGGAATCCCGCTGCTGTTCCTCCAGAACATCTCGGGCTTCATGGTCGGCCGCGACTACGAGGCCGGCGGCATCGCCAAGCACGGCGCCAAGATGGTCACGGCCGTCGCCTGCACCCGGGTCCCGAAGCTGACCGTGGTCGTCGGCGGCTCGTACGGCGCGGGCAACTACTCGATGTGCGGGCGGGCGTACTCGCCGCGGTTCCTGTGGATGTGGCCCAACGCCAAGATCTCCGTGATGGGCGGCGAACAGGCCGCGTCCGTGCTCGCCACGGTCAAGCGCGACCAGATCGAGGGCGCCGGCCAGGAGTGGCCGGCCGAGGACGAGGAGGCCTTCAAGGCCCCGGTCCGCGCGCAGTACGAGGAGCAGGGCAACGCCTACTACGCCACCGCGCGGCTGTGGGACGACGGGGTCATCGACCCGATGGAGACCCGGCAGGTGCTGGGACTGGCCCTGACCGCGTGCGCGAACGCCCCGCTGGGCGACTCCGCTTTCGGCATCTTCCGTATGTGA
- a CDS encoding TetR/AcrR family transcriptional regulator encodes MSTRAAAPTRREQILSEAARLFAERGFHGVGVDEIGAAVGISGPGLYRHFAGKDAMLAELLVGISERLLTGGRHRVAEAAGDPDGVLASLIDGHIDFALDDRALITLHDRELDRLREADRKLVRQLQRQYVELWVEVVRELHPEVGEAEVRVAVHAVFGLLNSTPHLAALGRAATESLLRRLAHGAFGALSG; translated from the coding sequence ATGAGCACCAGAGCGGCCGCCCCGACCCGTCGCGAGCAGATCCTCAGTGAGGCCGCCCGCCTCTTCGCCGAGCGCGGGTTCCACGGTGTCGGCGTGGACGAGATAGGGGCCGCGGTGGGCATCAGCGGCCCCGGCCTGTACCGGCACTTCGCGGGCAAAGACGCCATGCTCGCCGAGCTGCTCGTCGGGATCAGCGAGCGGCTGCTGACCGGCGGCCGCCACCGGGTGGCCGAGGCCGCCGGCGACCCGGACGGCGTGCTGGCCTCCCTCATCGACGGCCACATCGACTTCGCCCTCGACGACCGGGCGCTGATCACCCTGCACGACCGCGAGCTGGACCGGCTGCGGGAGGCCGACCGCAAGCTCGTCCGCCAGCTCCAGCGCCAGTACGTCGAGCTGTGGGTGGAGGTCGTACGGGAACTGCACCCGGAGGTCGGCGAGGCCGAGGTGCGGGTGGCCGTCCACGCCGTCTTCGGCCTGCTCAACTCCACCCCGCACCTGGCGGCGCTCGGCCGGGCGGCGACGGAATCGCTGCTGCGTCGGCTGGCGCACGGGGCGTTCGGGGCGCTGTCGGGGTGA
- a CDS encoding acyl-CoA dehydrogenase family protein, which produces MRRTVFNEDHEAFRETIRAFIEAEVVPVYDEWFAAGQAPRDFYYKLGELGVFGINVPEEFGGAGLDTHKFEAVLYEETSRAGVNFGGSGVHVLLALPYIKMLADDEQKKRFLPKFVSGEEMWALAMTEPGTGSDVAGMKTTAKLSEDGTHYVLNGSKTFITGGVHADRVIVCARTSAPSEDDRRFGISLFAVDTKSEGYSIGRKLDKLGLKTSDTAELAFVDVKVPVEDLLGEEGKGFYYLGHNLASERWGIAFGAYAQAAAAVRFAQQYVTDRTVFGKPVAHFQNTKFELAACQAEVDAAQAVADRALEALDAGELTPAEAASAKLFCTEVAHRVIDRCLQLHGGYGYMNEYPIARLYADNRVNRIYGGTSEIMKTIIAKSMGL; this is translated from the coding sequence GTGCGCCGTACCGTTTTCAACGAGGACCACGAGGCGTTCCGCGAGACCATCCGCGCCTTCATAGAGGCCGAGGTCGTCCCCGTCTACGACGAGTGGTTCGCGGCCGGCCAGGCCCCGCGCGACTTCTACTACAAGCTCGGCGAGCTGGGCGTCTTCGGCATCAACGTCCCCGAGGAGTTCGGCGGCGCCGGCCTGGACACCCACAAGTTCGAGGCCGTCCTGTACGAGGAGACCTCCCGCGCGGGCGTGAACTTCGGCGGCTCCGGCGTGCACGTGCTGCTCGCCCTCCCGTACATCAAGATGCTGGCCGACGACGAGCAGAAGAAGCGCTTCCTCCCGAAGTTCGTCTCCGGTGAGGAGATGTGGGCCCTCGCGATGACCGAGCCGGGCACCGGCTCCGACGTCGCGGGCATGAAGACCACCGCCAAGCTCTCCGAGGACGGCACGCACTACGTCCTCAACGGCTCCAAGACCTTCATCACCGGCGGCGTGCACGCCGACCGCGTGATCGTCTGCGCCCGTACCTCCGCCCCGAGCGAGGACGACCGCCGCTTCGGCATCTCCCTCTTCGCCGTGGACACCAAGTCCGAGGGCTACTCGATCGGCCGCAAGCTCGACAAGCTGGGCCTGAAGACCTCCGACACCGCCGAGCTGGCGTTCGTCGACGTCAAGGTCCCGGTCGAGGACCTGCTCGGCGAGGAGGGCAAGGGCTTCTACTACCTCGGCCACAACCTGGCCTCCGAGCGCTGGGGCATCGCGTTCGGCGCGTACGCCCAGGCCGCCGCGGCCGTCCGGTTCGCCCAGCAGTACGTCACGGACCGCACCGTCTTCGGCAAGCCGGTCGCGCACTTCCAGAACACCAAGTTCGAGCTGGCCGCCTGCCAGGCCGAGGTGGACGCCGCCCAGGCCGTCGCGGACCGCGCCCTGGAGGCCCTGGACGCCGGCGAGCTGACCCCCGCCGAGGCCGCCTCCGCGAAGCTGTTCTGCACCGAGGTCGCGCACCGCGTGATCGACCGCTGCCTCCAGCTGCACGGCGGCTACGGCTACATGAACGAGTACCCGATCGCCCGCCTGTACGCCGACAACCGCGTCAACCGCATCTACGGCGGCACCAGCGAGATCATGAAGACCATCATCGCCAAGTCGATGGGCCTGTAA
- a CDS encoding phosphatase — MGRMPKPIETPVPSRAELVDHLIRTRISGQVATPRENNLSHYRKLANGDRHYWLGLELGDRWADEQDVLAVMAERCGVVDDAAYRFGQDTIDPELTVSGLDRMAARLHKAALDRQSVLLATGHPGGLLDVHRATAAALRAAGCEIVVIPQGLVADEGSVWQFADVAVLERGATLWHTHSPEPMAAILDGLTAANRPQPDLVVADHGWAGCAAQRGLDAVGYADCNDPALFLGEAEGTLQVAVPLDDHVRDPRFYDPMVAYLLAAAGLL, encoded by the coding sequence ATGGGCCGTATGCCGAAGCCGATAGAGACGCCCGTACCGAGCCGTGCCGAACTCGTCGACCACCTGATCCGCACCCGGATCTCGGGTCAGGTCGCCACGCCGCGTGAGAACAACCTGTCGCACTACCGCAAGCTCGCCAACGGCGACCGGCACTACTGGCTCGGCCTGGAGCTGGGCGACCGCTGGGCCGACGAGCAGGACGTGCTCGCCGTGATGGCGGAGCGCTGCGGGGTCGTCGACGACGCCGCGTACCGGTTCGGACAGGACACCATCGACCCGGAGTTGACCGTGTCCGGCCTGGACCGGATGGCGGCCCGGCTGCACAAGGCGGCACTGGACCGGCAGAGCGTGCTGCTCGCCACGGGCCACCCGGGCGGCCTGTTGGACGTCCACCGGGCGACCGCGGCGGCGCTGCGCGCGGCGGGCTGCGAGATCGTGGTGATCCCCCAGGGTCTGGTCGCGGACGAGGGCTCGGTGTGGCAGTTCGCGGACGTCGCCGTGCTGGAGCGCGGGGCGACGCTGTGGCACACGCATTCCCCGGAGCCGATGGCCGCCATCCTGGACGGCCTGACGGCGGCGAACCGCCCCCAGCCGGACCTGGTCGTCGCCGACCACGGCTGGGCGGGGTGCGCGGCGCAGCGCGGGCTGGACGCGGTGGGCTACGCGGACTGCAACGACCCCGCGCTCTTCCTCGGCGAGGCGGAGGGCACCCTCCAGGTGGCGGTCCCGTTGGACGACCACGTCCGTGACCCGCGTTTCTACGACCCGATGGTCGCGTACCTGCTGGCCGCCGCCGGTCTGCTCTGA
- the tesB gene encoding acyl-CoA thioesterase II gives MNEALQDLLDLLDLEQIEENIFRGTSRTSLVPRVFGGQVAAQALVAAGRTVPGDRLPHSLHSYFLRTGDSGAPIVYSVDRIRDGRSFTTRRVVAVQHGQPIFHLSASFQTYEEGLEHQSPMPTAPDPESLPTAAEALPHYRDTFRDPGTVERLLESRGAVDLRYATTPPWGSVGRPTEPRSQVWFRTQGKLADDPLLHICLATYVSDMTLLDSVLLAHGRGGWAVGDVVGASLDHAMWFHRPFRADEWLLYDQESPSAAAGRGLGQARIWTQDGRLAVTVIQEGVVRVPRA, from the coding sequence TTGAACGAGGCACTGCAGGATCTCCTCGATCTGCTCGACCTGGAGCAGATCGAGGAGAACATCTTCCGCGGCACCAGCCGGACCTCCCTGGTGCCGCGCGTGTTCGGCGGCCAGGTCGCCGCGCAGGCCCTGGTCGCCGCCGGCCGGACGGTGCCCGGCGACCGGCTGCCGCACTCGCTGCACTCGTACTTCCTGCGCACCGGCGACTCGGGTGCGCCCATCGTGTACTCCGTGGACCGGATCCGCGACGGGCGCTCCTTCACCACCCGCCGCGTCGTCGCGGTCCAGCACGGGCAGCCGATCTTCCACCTCTCCGCGTCCTTCCAGACGTACGAGGAGGGGCTGGAGCACCAGAGCCCGATGCCCACCGCGCCCGACCCGGAGTCGCTACCGACGGCGGCCGAGGCGCTGCCGCATTACCGCGACACCTTCCGCGACCCGGGAACCGTCGAGAGGTTGCTCGAATCGCGCGGCGCCGTGGACCTGCGGTACGCGACCACGCCGCCGTGGGGTTCGGTCGGCCGGCCGACGGAACCGCGCTCGCAGGTCTGGTTCCGCACCCAGGGCAAGCTCGCGGACGACCCGTTGCTGCACATCTGCCTGGCCACGTACGTCTCGGACATGACCCTGCTCGACTCGGTGCTGCTCGCGCACGGCCGGGGCGGTTGGGCGGTCGGTGACGTGGTGGGCGCCTCACTGGACCACGCGATGTGGTTCCACCGGCCGTTCCGCGCCGACGAATGGCTCCTCTACGACCAGGAGTCCCCCTCGGCGGCCGCCGGGCGGGGCCTGGGGCAGGCCAGGATCTGGACGCAGGACGGGCGCCTCGCCGTGACCGTCATCCAGGAGGGCGTGGTGCGCGTTCCGCGCGCCTGA
- the speB gene encoding agmatinase yields MSNEQTPRGPVDSSRIPRYAGPATFARLPRLDEVGSADVAVVGVPFDSGVSYRPGARFGGNAIREASRLLRPYNPAQDASPFALAQVADAGDIAVNPFNINEAVETVEAAADELLGAGSRLMTLGGDHTIALPLLRSVAKKHGPVALLHFDAHLDTWDTYFGAEYTHGTPFRRAVEEGILDTEALSHVGTRGPLYGKQDLDDDAKMGFGIVTSADVYRRGADEVADQLRQRIGDRPLYISIDIDVLDPAHAPGTGTPEAGGMTSRELLEIIRGLSSCNLVSADVVEVAPAYDHAEITSVAASHTAYELTTIMSRQIAAAKAK; encoded by the coding sequence ATGAGCAACGAGCAGACGCCGCGCGGACCGGTCGACTCCTCCCGCATCCCGCGCTACGCGGGCCCGGCGACCTTCGCCCGGCTGCCCCGTCTGGACGAGGTCGGCTCCGCGGACGTCGCCGTCGTCGGCGTGCCGTTCGACTCGGGTGTCTCCTACCGCCCCGGTGCCCGCTTCGGCGGCAACGCCATCCGCGAGGCCTCCCGCCTGCTGCGCCCGTACAACCCGGCGCAGGACGCCTCCCCGTTCGCGCTCGCCCAGGTGGCGGACGCCGGCGACATCGCCGTGAACCCCTTCAATATCAACGAGGCCGTCGAGACGGTCGAGGCGGCCGCGGACGAGCTCCTCGGCGCCGGCTCCCGCCTGATGACCCTCGGCGGCGACCACACCATCGCCCTCCCGCTGCTCCGCTCCGTCGCCAAGAAGCACGGCCCGGTGGCCCTGCTGCACTTCGACGCGCACCTGGACACCTGGGACACGTACTTCGGCGCCGAGTACACGCACGGCACGCCGTTCCGCCGCGCCGTGGAGGAAGGCATCCTCGACACCGAGGCGCTGTCGCACGTCGGCACCCGCGGCCCGCTGTACGGCAAGCAGGACCTCGACGACGACGCCAAGATGGGCTTCGGCATCGTGACCTCGGCCGACGTCTACCGGCGCGGGGCCGACGAGGTCGCCGACCAGCTGCGCCAGCGCATCGGCGACCGCCCGCTGTACATCTCGATCGACATCGACGTGCTGGACCCGGCGCACGCCCCGGGCACGGGTACGCCGGAGGCGGGCGGCATGACCTCCCGCGAGCTGCTGGAGATCATCCGGGGTCTGTCCTCCTGCAACCTGGTCTCGGCGGACGTCGTCGAGGTCGCCCCGGCGTACGATCACGCCGAGATCACCTCGGTCGCCGCCTCGCACACCGCGTACGAGCTGACGACGATCATGAGCCGCCAGATCGCTGCCGCGAAGGCGAAGTAA
- a CDS encoding SDR family NAD(P)-dependent oxidoreductase, with amino-acid sequence MNTKTVLITGTSSGIGLAAAVAAARAGWHTVATMRDTTRSDALVKAAAEAGVADLVQVKRLDVTDADSVAACVAEVVAEHGHLDAVVNNAGAGFVGTVEQHGMEQVRSVMEVNFFGVVELTRAALPHLRASGGRVITVTSVGGVIGQPFNESYCAAKFAVEGFMESLAPVAASTGVQVSVVEPGAVTSEFVNNVRLDLPAMLAEAGPYAPALQGYANHAMEAFSSNSAQTPDQAAAPVIEALTGETMPFRIQTSDWARDFVAPKLADLDGSAVQSMTTAWLG; translated from the coding sequence ATGAACACCAAGACCGTCCTCATCACCGGCACGTCCTCCGGCATCGGCCTGGCCGCCGCGGTCGCCGCCGCCCGGGCCGGCTGGCACACCGTCGCCACCATGCGCGACACCACCCGCTCCGACGCCCTGGTCAAGGCCGCCGCCGAAGCCGGCGTCGCCGACCTCGTCCAGGTCAAGCGGCTGGACGTGACCGACGCGGACTCCGTGGCCGCCTGCGTCGCCGAGGTCGTCGCCGAGCACGGACACCTCGACGCCGTCGTGAACAACGCGGGCGCCGGCTTCGTCGGCACCGTCGAGCAGCACGGCATGGAGCAGGTCCGGTCCGTGATGGAGGTCAACTTCTTCGGCGTCGTTGAGCTCACCCGGGCCGCGCTCCCCCACCTGCGCGCCTCGGGCGGCCGCGTCATCACGGTGACGAGCGTCGGCGGCGTGATCGGCCAGCCGTTCAACGAGTCCTACTGCGCGGCCAAGTTCGCCGTCGAGGGCTTCATGGAGTCCCTCGCACCGGTGGCCGCGTCCACCGGAGTCCAGGTGTCCGTCGTCGAACCGGGCGCCGTCACCAGCGAGTTCGTGAACAACGTACGGCTGGACCTGCCGGCCATGCTCGCCGAGGCCGGCCCGTACGCCCCGGCGCTCCAGGGCTACGCCAACCACGCCATGGAGGCCTTCAGCAGCAACAGCGCCCAGACCCCGGACCAGGCGGCGGCGCCGGTCATCGAGGCGCTGACCGGCGAGACGATGCCGTTCCGGATCCAGACCTCCGACTGGGCCCGCGACTTCGTCGCCCCCAAGCTCGCCGACCTCGACGGCTCGGCCGTGCAGTCGATGACCACCGCCTGGCTGGGCTAG
- a CDS encoding PucR family transcriptional regulator → MTKPAGTDIPPTPAVALGALLADRGLELRLVAGPERAEVHGVHASEMADPSPYLLGGELLLTAGAGLTAPEAGPSGAGGPGGAVGPGDAGDAGGIAGDADAAADAYVRRLVGSGVAALGFGVAPLHAEVPPELVRASARHGLPLLEVPPQTRFTAVARAVWRLMAEARTRELRRVTEAQQALAAAAARPDPVPAVLRRLAASLGGWAALLAPPSPAGAAGAAGAAVAAGPAVAAGAAGVTRAARATGPTGAPGSAGTAGATGAAGAAGVTRAAGATGPAGASGSAGAAGSTGPAGVAGAASTPKVGADVGGIGAAGAVRAAAAARVGGGATGAAEVRGGAEAVGGGVGVGRRVVSACAGPAPSAEAMAALVALAGRVAPDAAATATATADGVQLAAYALGGGQALGVATAERAPGDHTIASVAAVLLALLTADRPAGAEAASLARLLLGGSPAGALGGPGPWYAVHARGGADPRALAAALGTVLLDPDGPAVRLLTDRDPAPQHGWRLGVSAPAGPDALAAADAQARRALDRAEAARTPLARHTDPGFAGLVGEAEARAHAEALLGPLSPALRETLRAWLSHHGSWDRSAAALGLHRNTVRQRVARAANLLDRDLDDPDIRMELWFALRRNTEI, encoded by the coding sequence ATGACGAAGCCTGCCGGGACCGACATCCCGCCCACGCCCGCGGTCGCGCTCGGCGCACTGCTCGCCGATCGCGGGCTGGAACTGCGGCTGGTCGCCGGGCCCGAGCGGGCGGAGGTGCACGGGGTGCACGCCTCGGAGATGGCGGACCCGTCGCCCTACCTCCTGGGCGGCGAGCTGCTCCTCACGGCGGGGGCGGGCTTGACGGCCCCGGAGGCCGGCCCAAGCGGCGCGGGCGGGCCGGGCGGCGCGGTCGGACCGGGCGACGCGGGCGACGCCGGCGGCATCGCGGGCGACGCTGACGCCGCCGCCGATGCGTACGTACGGCGGCTGGTCGGGTCGGGGGTGGCCGCGCTCGGGTTCGGGGTGGCGCCGCTGCACGCGGAGGTGCCGCCGGAGCTCGTCCGGGCGAGTGCGCGGCACGGGCTGCCGCTGCTGGAAGTGCCTCCGCAGACCCGGTTCACGGCCGTGGCCCGCGCCGTGTGGCGGCTGATGGCCGAGGCGCGGACCCGCGAGCTGCGCCGGGTCACCGAAGCCCAGCAGGCCCTCGCGGCCGCGGCCGCCCGCCCCGATCCGGTCCCGGCGGTCCTGCGCCGCCTGGCGGCCAGCCTGGGCGGCTGGGCAGCCCTACTGGCCCCGCCGAGCCCCGCCGGGGCCGCAGGGGCCGCAGGGGCCGCCGTTGCCGCAGGGCCTGCCGTTGCCGCAGGGGCTGCCGGTGTCACCAGGGCGGCACGGGCCACCGGGCCCACAGGAGCCCCTGGGTCCGCCGGGACTGCCGGAGCCACCGGGGCCGCAGGGGCCGCCGGTGTCACCAGGGCGGCAGGGGCCACCGGGCCCGCAGGAGCCTCTGGGTCCGCCGGAGCTGCCGGGTCCACCGGGCCCGCGGGGGTCGCAGGGGCTGCCAGTACTCCCAAGGTCGGAGCGGATGTCGGGGGCATTGGGGCCGCAGGGGCCGTAAGGGCTGCCGCGGCCGCCAGGGTCGGAGGGGGTGCCACTGGGGCCGCCGAGGTCCGAGGGGGTGCCGAGGCGGTCGGTGGTGGCGTGGGGGTGGGCCGCAGGGTTGTGTCCGCCTGTGCCGGACCCGCGCCCTCCGCCGAGGCGATGGCCGCACTGGTCGCACTGGCCGGTCGGGTGGCCCCCGACGCCGCTGCCACGGCCACCGCCACCGCGGACGGGGTCCAGCTCGCCGCCTACGCCCTCGGCGGCGGCCAGGCCCTGGGCGTTGCCACGGCCGAGCGGGCGCCCGGCGACCACACGATCGCGTCCGTGGCCGCCGTCCTGCTGGCCCTCCTCACGGCCGATCGGCCGGCCGGCGCCGAGGCCGCATCGCTGGCCCGGCTGCTGCTGGGCGGCTCCCCCGCCGGGGCGCTCGGAGGGCCCGGGCCCTGGTACGCCGTCCACGCCCGGGGCGGCGCCGACCCGCGGGCCCTCGCCGCCGCGCTGGGCACCGTACTGCTGGACCCGGACGGCCCGGCCGTACGGCTGCTCACCGACCGGGATCCGGCCCCGCAGCACGGGTGGCGGCTGGGGGTCAGCGCCCCGGCCGGGCCCGACGCGCTGGCCGCCGCAGACGCACAGGCCCGGCGCGCCCTGGACCGCGCCGAGGCGGCCCGCACCCCGCTGGCCCGGCACACCGACCCCGGCTTCGCGGGCCTGGTGGGCGAAGCCGAGGCCCGTGCCCACGCCGAGGCGCTGCTGGGACCGCTCTCCCCCGCCCTGCGCGAGACCCTGCGCGCCTGGCTGTCCCACCACGGCAGCTGGGACCGCAGCGCCGCCGCCCTGGGGCTGCACCGCAACACCGTGCGCCAGCGCGTCGCCCGCGCCGCGAACCTGCTGGACCGCGATCTGGACGACCCGGACATCCGGATGGAGCTGTGGTTCGCCCTGCGCCGGAACACGGAAATCTGA
- a CDS encoding MarR family transcriptional regulator gives MANNELRMGGLTPRDHAFYGLVWAGTTLTARVDQALTRRHDLPLSWFEVMLWLYAQHEPVAPSELGARTLLSRSQVSRVADSLQARGLIERIPSPTDARSVCIALTDAGRRAFAEADATRREALAEVFDDRLDDADIAALESIWAKLKSPPQSRN, from the coding sequence ATGGCGAACAACGAGCTCAGGATGGGCGGCCTCACCCCCCGCGACCACGCCTTCTACGGTCTGGTGTGGGCCGGCACCACCCTCACCGCCCGGGTCGACCAGGCCCTCACGCGGCGCCACGACCTGCCGCTCTCGTGGTTCGAGGTGATGCTGTGGCTGTACGCCCAGCACGAGCCGGTCGCCCCCTCCGAGCTGGGCGCCAGGACCCTGCTCAGCCGGAGCCAGGTCTCCCGCGTCGCCGACTCGCTCCAGGCCCGCGGCCTGATCGAGCGGATACCTTCGCCGACGGACGCCCGCTCCGTCTGCATCGCCCTGACCGACGCGGGCCGCCGCGCCTTCGCGGAGGCGGACGCCACCCGCCGCGAGGCCCTCGCCGAGGTCTTCGACGACCGGCTCGACGACGCCGACATCGCCGCCCTGGAATCGATCTGGGCCAAGCTCAAGTCCCCGCCGCAGAGCCGGAACTAG